In one Roseburia intestinalis L1-82 genomic region, the following are encoded:
- a CDS encoding PAAR-like protein, which translates to MPEERVQKNGDAIIAGDFTFELEGNCLRKFLKGIFKKQYQDIACDMMVKHYAFYEELSKVGIVKEEEYVTREAVIHCDKGSKDVKLDAYEDHGILAENGKPLMTCNDCEVNKNIYSFGTCKCGNIYSEKLPHPGPRRYESYKESIVDHSDILLDERYAEAWEYKDNPFIYVSIIGPGSDYGDTAASIMHDYFMWDDEEKDWEEYILWREGK; encoded by the coding sequence ATGCCGGAAGAGAGGGTACAGAAAAATGGAGATGCCATTATAGCAGGAGATTTTACTTTTGAACTGGAAGGAAATTGCCTTCGAAAGTTTTTGAAAGGAATTTTTAAAAAACAATACCAAGATATTGCGTGTGATATGATGGTGAAACACTATGCTTTTTACGAAGAGTTAAGTAAAGTAGGTATTGTAAAAGAAGAGGAGTATGTCACAAGAGAGGCTGTTATTCATTGTGATAAAGGAAGTAAAGATGTAAAATTAGATGCTTATGAAGATCATGGAATACTTGCTGAAAACGGGAAACCGCTTATGACATGCAACGATTGTGAAGTTAATAAGAATATCTATTCATTTGGTACTTGTAAATGTGGTAATATATATAGTGAGAAACTTCCTCATCCTGGTCCTCGCCGTTATGAATCTTACAAAGAAAGTATAGTTGACCATTCAGATATTTTATTGGATGAGAGGTATGCGGAAGCATGGGAATATAAGGACAATCCATTTATTTATGTATCTATCATAGGACCTGGAAGTGACTATGGCGATACGGCGGCATCTATAATGCACGATTATTTTATGTGGGATGACGAGGAAAAAGATTGGGAGGAGTATATCCTATGGAGGGAAGGAAAATAA
- a CDS encoding IS110 family transposase, giving the protein MMKLKYSICCGLDVHKNVIVATIVTTNKDGISEYKQKSFSTINSDIQKFHIWLIENNCYHVCMESTGKYWIPIFNYLENDIDVCLTHPKYVKAIKGKKTDKKDSKWIADLCKFDLVRCSFIPPKDFRQLRELSRYRFKLVCMKSSEKNRIQNCMTISNVGIASVLSDPFGKTATEIISYLLEHTADSMDEKAVRKLIKKGAKSKSDEIIEAIKGYTIDTDQVKKLELLLP; this is encoded by the coding sequence ATGATGAAGTTAAAATACTCCATCTGCTGTGGACTTGATGTCCACAAAAATGTTATCGTTGCAACCATCGTAACTACCAATAAAGACGGAATATCTGAATATAAGCAAAAATCCTTTTCAACTATCAATTCGGATATTCAAAAGTTTCACATCTGGCTTATCGAGAATAATTGCTATCATGTTTGTATGGAATCCACCGGAAAGTATTGGATTCCTATTTTTAATTATCTCGAAAATGACATTGATGTCTGCCTTACACATCCGAAGTATGTCAAAGCCATTAAAGGCAAGAAAACGGACAAAAAGGATTCTAAATGGATTGCTGACCTCTGCAAATTTGATCTTGTCAGATGTTCCTTTATTCCTCCAAAAGATTTTCGTCAGCTTAGGGAACTTTCCAGATACCGTTTCAAGCTGGTCTGCATGAAGTCTTCCGAGAAGAATCGCATCCAGAACTGTATGACCATTTCCAATGTCGGCATTGCCAGTGTTCTTTCTGATCCTTTTGGCAAGACAGCAACTGAAATCATCTCTTATCTATTGGAGCATACTGCCGATTCCATGGATGAAAAAGCTGTTCGCAAACTCATAAAGAAAGGGGCTAAATCCAAGTCTGATGAAATCATCGAAGCCATCAAAGGCTACACTATTGATACAGATCAGGTTAAAAAACTAGAGCTTCTCTTGCCATAA
- a CDS encoding MFS transporter — MSFVGFIVGTQGEQVEVAFDIDKSAAGGNSYGFAPATGNLMYCMPQKGTKTALYIGNGDEAQGIATGCIRTNGSTCEGTGSPEKKSFRSEHGKGMDLYPQSMGLDGGETGKITFEDETGTTIESNGGLVLMAKEGIRLESMTGIVMQGMSDIMALYSEGASSLCVNGSVDMLGMRTGLAGTVYQGYDPYEDAPQKGEFDWGGFARNLVMGLAVGAACIALAVFLPGIGTVAAGALFGAGMGAISASVAGAVSDYSSGNVRSLGEATKDMVISMITGAITGAIGAAFPAMKWFGEGLIDVGSGILTRGMYALLNPDMSTEEKLAYVFDLKQMGVDFITGVAMHFAFKGVSAVREKLPWNKGGSYSVGDATFMDSDDSFFRYIQKRADVDANGYYDIIAHGTPNGIQITHNGQHMIVDHRTAARLIQNADGYNGQGIRLLSCNTGALDDGFAQNLANQLNVEVYAPTNYLWATQDGNYFVAGMTNQKGPNMSELGIFKLFIPGGSQ; from the coding sequence ATGTCATTTGTCGGATTCATTGTCGGAACGCAGGGGGAGCAGGTAGAAGTAGCATTTGATATTGATAAAAGTGCGGCAGGTGGAAACAGTTATGGATTTGCTCCGGCGACAGGAAACCTGATGTACTGTATGCCGCAGAAGGGAACAAAAACCGCATTATATATAGGAAATGGAGATGAGGCACAGGGAATAGCGACAGGGTGCATCCGTACCAATGGAAGCACCTGTGAAGGAACGGGAAGTCCAGAGAAGAAAAGTTTCCGGTCAGAGCATGGCAAAGGAATGGACCTGTATCCGCAGAGCATGGGATTAGATGGCGGGGAGACAGGAAAGATTACGTTTGAGGATGAAACAGGAACCACCATAGAAAGTAATGGCGGACTGGTTCTGATGGCAAAAGAGGGAATCCGGTTGGAGAGTATGACCGGGATTGTCATGCAGGGAATGTCGGATATCATGGCACTGTATTCAGAAGGAGCATCCAGTCTTTGTGTGAATGGCAGTGTGGACATGCTTGGCATGAGAACAGGTCTGGCGGGAACGGTATATCAGGGGTATGATCCATATGAGGATGCACCTCAGAAGGGTGAATTTGACTGGGGCGGATTTGCAAGAAATCTTGTAATGGGTCTTGCGGTAGGAGCCGCCTGCATAGCTTTGGCTGTATTTTTGCCGGGAATAGGAACTGTTGCTGCAGGAGCACTATTTGGTGCAGGAATGGGGGCAATTTCAGCATCAGTAGCCGGGGCAGTAAGCGATTATTCCAGTGGAAATGTGCGAAGTCTTGGAGAAGCCACAAAAGATATGGTAATTTCAATGATTACCGGAGCGATTACCGGAGCAATCGGCGCAGCATTTCCGGCAATGAAGTGGTTTGGAGAAGGGCTAATAGATGTAGGAAGTGGCATATTGACCAGAGGAATGTATGCCCTTTTGAATCCGGATATGTCTACGGAGGAAAAGTTAGCGTATGTGTTTGACCTGAAACAGATGGGAGTAGACTTTATTACTGGTGTGGCAATGCACTTTGCGTTTAAAGGTGTTTCGGCGGTAAGGGAGAAGTTGCCTTGGAATAAGGGTGGTTCATATTCTGTTGGAGATGCTACATTTATGGATTCTGATGATAGTTTTTTTAGGTATATTCAGAAACGAGCAGATGTTGATGCCAATGGATATTATGATATTATAGCACATGGTACTCCCAATGGAATACAAATCACTCATAATGGTCAACATATGATTGTTGATCATAGAACCGCGGCAAGATTAATTCAAAATGCAGATGGATATAATGGTCAAGGAATTAGATTATTATCTTGCAATACAGGTGCTCTGGATGATGGATTTGCACAAAACTTAGCAAATCAACTTAATGTGGAGGTTTACGCACCAACAAATTATTTATGGGCGACACAAGATGGAAATTATTTTGTGGCAGGAATGACAAATCAAAAAGGTCCTAATATGAGCGAATTGGGCATATTTAAATTATTTATACCAGGAGGAAGCCAATAA
- the tnpA gene encoding IS66 family insertion sequence element accessory protein TnpA: MKTDEKITLWSERIHEFQFSGQTCKTWCQEHHVPVSTMNYWMRKLKKLDEQSDTDMIFAKMPTEKEISKNETLNISPSPVRIFITNAIRIEVMPECPPEFFRVLIQGLKDHA, from the coding sequence ATGAAAACAGATGAAAAAATCACGCTGTGGTCTGAACGAATCCATGAATTTCAATTCAGTGGGCAGACTTGCAAAACATGGTGTCAGGAACATCACGTTCCAGTCTCTACAATGAATTATTGGATGCGCAAGCTGAAAAAATTGGACGAACAATCAGATACAGATATGATTTTTGCAAAAATGCCAACGGAAAAAGAGATTTCAAAGAATGAGACTTTGAATATCAGCCCGTCTCCAGTCCGCATTTTTATCACAAACGCTATTCGGATTGAAGTGATGCCTGAATGCCCGCCGGAATTTTTTCGTGTTCTGATCCAGGGGCTGAAAGATCATGCTTGA
- the tnpB gene encoding IS66 family insertion sequence element accessory protein TnpB (TnpB, as the term is used for proteins encoded by IS66 family insertion elements, is considered an accessory protein, since TnpC, encoded by a neighboring gene, is a DDE family transposase.) — protein sequence MLDLAGGTTVYLACGATDLRKSYHGLAAIIKLKFKLDPYSRCMFAFCNRRRTSIKILQWDGSGFWILMKRLDKDSFHWPDTPDELQKVTLKEMHWLCDGLSLTPKGAFEERHPKIVV from the coding sequence ATGCTTGATCTGGCAGGTGGCACAACCGTTTACCTTGCCTGTGGAGCTACCGATCTGAGAAAAAGCTATCACGGACTGGCTGCAATTATCAAGCTAAAATTCAAACTTGATCCCTATTCGCGCTGCATGTTTGCGTTCTGCAACCGCAGGCGGACTTCTATTAAGATTCTGCAATGGGACGGATCCGGTTTCTGGATTCTGATGAAGAGGCTTGACAAAGATTCCTTTCACTGGCCGGATACTCCGGATGAATTACAGAAAGTGACCCTGAAAGAGATGCATTGGCTGTGTGATGGTCTTTCACTTACTCCGAAGGGAGCTTTTGAAGAAAGACATCCAAAGATTGTTGTATAA